The Blautia hydrogenotrophica DSM 10507 genome window below encodes:
- a CDS encoding sensor histidine kinase, with protein sequence MKGSTIYENEKVLFGICVAEVLLGGGTFCFFLICPQWILVIFAVFLACTLGNFILGFRRIRRQVNRTMELVDDTIEQLILHHECRYFEENEDNLLGKFQSQIVRLYQILSSYEEHEKRQKEQLEESISDLVHQINTPIANLQLYSSLLEQEEITCEERKVFSKNIRDQADKLEWLGENFSKISRLEHGMICLRPSIGKLLPVVLAAVDEVALKAKGREQEIRLLGDQCLEAWFDPKWTEEVFFNLLDNAVKYSNPKSVIDIRIEDYEMHIRVSVITRGQLPGKDEIPKLFQRFYRGKNAGRAEGVGLGLYLVREIMRNQKGYVKVSTDKKEEVTFSVSFRKNAEETGTAVQGNSSLQRAHPL encoded by the coding sequence ATGAAAGGATCGACGATATACGAGAATGAAAAAGTGCTTTTTGGCATATGTGTGGCAGAAGTCCTTCTGGGAGGAGGGACTTTCTGCTTTTTTCTGATTTGTCCTCAGTGGATTTTGGTGATTTTTGCTGTGTTTTTAGCCTGTACGCTGGGAAACTTTATTCTGGGATTTCGTAGGATAAGAAGACAGGTCAACCGTACGATGGAACTGGTAGACGATACCATTGAACAGCTTATTCTCCACCATGAGTGTAGATATTTTGAGGAGAATGAGGACAATTTACTGGGGAAATTTCAAAGTCAGATCGTGCGTCTGTATCAAATCCTGTCTTCTTATGAAGAACATGAAAAGAGACAAAAGGAACAGCTAGAAGAATCCATCAGCGATTTGGTTCATCAGATTAACACTCCAATCGCGAATCTACAATTATATTCGAGCCTACTTGAACAGGAAGAAATCACCTGTGAGGAACGGAAAGTTTTTTCAAAGAATATCCGAGACCAGGCGGATAAACTGGAATGGCTGGGAGAAAACTTTTCGAAGATATCACGGCTAGAGCATGGGATGATCTGTTTACGTCCTTCTATTGGAAAGCTCTTGCCAGTGGTATTGGCGGCTGTGGACGAGGTTGCTTTGAAGGCAAAGGGGAGAGAACAGGAAATCCGACTGTTAGGAGATCAGTGTTTAGAAGCTTGGTTTGACCCGAAATGGACGGAAGAAGTGTTTTTTAACTTGCTGGACAACGCTGTAAAATACAGCAATCCCAAGAGTGTCATTGACATCCGGATAGAAGATTACGAGATGCATATCAGGGTGTCAGTGATCACGAGAGGACAGCTACCTGGAAAAGATGAGATTCCTAAACTGTTTCAGAGATTTTACAGAGGAAAAAACGCTGGAAGGGCTGAGGGTGTAGGCCTGGGATTGTATCTGGTCCGAGAGATTATGAGAAATCAAAAGGGATATGTGAAAGTTAGTACTGACAAAAAAGAAGAAGTTACTTTTTCCGTGTCTTTTAGGAAGAATGCGGAAGAAACTGGGACTGCTGTACAGGGAAATTCCTCATTGCAGCGTGCGCATCCTTTGTGA
- a CDS encoding cell division protein ZapA, translating into MATKNTAQVLIGGKIITLSGYESKEYLQKVASYMNNKLAELSELPGYSRQPMETKHTLLSLNIADDYFKAKKQAEVYEQDLQLKDKEMYDLKHELISLQVQIENSKKEEVSIDEEKARLEGKIAELEKELNELLSE; encoded by the coding sequence ATGGCTACAAAAAACACAGCACAAGTGCTGATAGGCGGAAAAATCATCACACTCAGCGGCTATGAATCCAAAGAATACCTGCAAAAGGTAGCTTCTTATATGAATAATAAGCTTGCAGAATTGAGTGAACTTCCTGGTTATTCCCGCCAGCCGATGGAGACGAAGCACACACTGCTCTCTTTGAACATCGCAGATGATTATTTCAAGGCGAAAAAGCAGGCGGAAGTCTACGAACAAGATTTGCAGCTGAAAGATAAAGAGATGTATGATTTGAAACATGAATTGATCTCACTTCAAGTACAGATCGAGAACAGCAAAAAAGAAGAAGTGAGCATTGATGAAGAGAAAGCGAGGCTAGAAGGGAAGATCGCCGAGCTGGAAAAAGAGCTGAATGAGCTGCTGAGCGAGTAA
- a CDS encoding Gx transporter family protein, with the protein MVRKAAFMGLLSALAIILGYVETLLPVFVAIPGIKLGLANLVTVFLLKLYGWREAAVVSAVRILVIGFLFGNLFGIAYSFAGAALSLLVMTLCHRFQGFSTVGISVAGGISHNLGQLVVAMLIVENLSLMYYFPALLVSGVITGFLIGVVSQQVLHRIGTVFQR; encoded by the coding sequence ATGGTGAGAAAAGCGGCATTTATGGGATTGCTTTCGGCGCTTGCGATTATTCTGGGCTATGTGGAGACACTTCTGCCTGTCTTTGTGGCAATACCTGGCATCAAACTTGGACTCGCGAATCTGGTCACGGTCTTTTTGCTGAAGCTTTATGGCTGGAGGGAAGCGGCTGTGGTTTCAGCCGTGCGGATTCTGGTCATCGGTTTTTTGTTTGGGAATCTTTTCGGGATTGCTTATAGCTTCGCCGGAGCAGCGCTGAGTCTTTTGGTTATGACGCTGTGCCATCGCTTTCAAGGATTCAGCACGGTGGGAATCAGTGTGGCGGGCGGTATCAGCCACAATTTGGGCCAGTTGGTGGTTGCGATGTTGATTGTAGAAAATTTGAGTCTGATGTACTATTTTCCAGCACTTTTGGTGTCCGGTGTCATAACTGGATTTTTAATTGGAGTGGTCAGTCAGCAGGTATTACATAGGATAGGGACGGTATTTCAAAGATGA
- the ruvA gene encoding Holliday junction branch migration protein RuvA: MIAFMKGTLAGIEETKILLEHDGIGYEIFIPMDGRVDRLYTGQELMVHTYLHVREDVLQLYGFLTRDDLEIFRLLLGVNGVGPKAALGILSAISADELRFAVLAEDIKTISKAPGIGRKTAQKLVLELKDKLNLQDAFEKKLEHEYSSSASQEITDARQEAAEALTALGYGSTQALQAVRKVDGWEKMDVETLLKAALKNM, translated from the coding sequence ATGATTGCGTTTATGAAGGGGACACTTGCAGGGATAGAAGAGACGAAGATTTTGTTGGAACACGATGGGATCGGCTACGAGATTTTTATTCCCATGGATGGGAGGGTGGATCGCCTGTATACGGGTCAGGAGCTGATGGTACACACTTACCTTCATGTGAGGGAGGATGTTCTTCAGCTCTACGGTTTTCTGACGAGAGACGATCTGGAGATTTTTCGTCTTTTGCTTGGGGTCAACGGGGTTGGTCCCAAGGCTGCGCTGGGAATTTTGTCTGCGATTTCAGCAGATGAGTTGCGTTTTGCTGTTCTGGCAGAAGACATTAAGACGATCTCAAAAGCGCCAGGAATTGGAAGAAAGACCGCTCAAAAATTAGTGCTGGAACTGAAGGATAAACTGAATCTTCAGGATGCTTTTGAAAAGAAGCTGGAGCATGAATACTCCTCTTCGGCAAGTCAAGAGATCACAGATGCCCGTCAAGAAGCAGCGGAGGCTCTTACTGCCCTGGGATACGGCAGTACCCAGGCGTTGCAGGCGGTGCGTAAAGTGGATGGATGGGAGAAAATGGATGTGGAGACACTGTTGAAAGCTGCATTAAAGAATATGTGA
- a CDS encoding FtsW/RodA/SpoVE family cell cycle protein has protein sequence MINVIVELSKYLILVLMILYTLQCFNMFRIKDAQDRRHLLAKQVMLMFFMDLTAFTVIYLNTLDFRVIQYYLAITVFFAVLQILYRLLYKKASLLLINNMCMLLSVGFIILCRLDMTKAVRQFVIVAAGSAIALIVPILIRKMRFLRKLTWVYAGIGIFLLGVVLVMGMTTYGAKLSIMGVQPSEIVKITFVFFLAALLQKDTSFKNVVIATVIAGAHVLILVLSRDLGSALVFFVGYLVMVYVATKNPGYLGLGLLGGSVASVAAYYLFGHVRQRVVAWKDPMSVYDQEGYQIVQSLFAIGTGGWFGMGLCQGASKGVLPVVEEDFVFAAICEELGILFAICLILVCMSFFLMVVNISLQIKNNFYKLIALGLGTEYAFQVFLTIGGATKFIPMTGITLPLVSYGGSSAMSTIIMLAIIQGLYILREDEDEEIEEKRQKRQPQAGRFPTERESRISRYPRYPG, from the coding sequence GTGATTAACGTAATCGTAGAACTATCAAAATATCTTATATTGGTGCTGATGATTCTCTATACTCTTCAGTGCTTTAACATGTTTCGGATTAAGGACGCTCAGGATCGCCGTCATCTTTTGGCAAAACAGGTGATGCTGATGTTTTTCATGGATTTGACCGCGTTTACGGTGATTTACCTGAATACCTTGGACTTTCGTGTCATCCAGTATTATTTGGCGATCACCGTGTTTTTTGCGGTGCTTCAGATTCTATACAGGCTACTGTACAAAAAAGCGTCTCTTCTTTTGATAAACAACATGTGTATGCTGTTAAGCGTAGGATTCATCATCCTGTGCAGGCTGGATATGACAAAAGCGGTGCGCCAGTTTGTGATCGTGGCCGCAGGGTCTGCCATCGCATTGATTGTGCCGATCTTAATCCGCAAGATGAGGTTTCTGCGCAAGCTCACCTGGGTTTACGCGGGAATTGGAATCTTTTTGCTGGGCGTGGTGCTGGTTATGGGAATGACTACTTACGGGGCCAAGCTATCTATCATGGGAGTGCAGCCGTCGGAGATCGTCAAAATCACCTTTGTCTTTTTCCTGGCGGCGCTTTTGCAAAAGGATACCTCGTTCAAAAATGTGGTGATCGCAACGGTCATAGCCGGGGCTCACGTCTTGATTTTGGTTCTGTCCAGAGACCTCGGCAGCGCGCTTGTGTTCTTTGTCGGATATCTGGTGATGGTATATGTGGCCACAAAAAATCCTGGGTACCTGGGCCTGGGGCTTTTGGGCGGAAGCGTCGCCTCCGTCGCGGCCTATTACCTGTTCGGGCATGTGCGCCAGAGGGTGGTGGCCTGGAAAGATCCCATGTCCGTCTACGATCAGGAAGGATACCAGATTGTGCAGTCGCTTTTCGCGATTGGCACCGGAGGCTGGTTTGGGATGGGCCTGTGCCAAGGGGCCTCGAAGGGCGTGCTTCCGGTAGTAGAGGAGGATTTTGTCTTTGCAGCCATCTGTGAAGAGCTCGGCATTCTGTTTGCCATCTGCCTGATTTTGGTCTGCATGAGTTTCTTTTTGATGGTGGTGAATATTTCACTTCAAATCAAAAACAATTTTTACAAGCTGATCGCCCTTGGTCTTGGAACAGAGTATGCCTTTCAAGTTTTTCTCACCATCGGCGGAGCGACAAAATTTATTCCTATGACTGGAATTACTCTGCCGCTGGTCAGCTACGGAGGCAGCTCTGCAATGAGTACGATCATCATGCTAGCGATTATTCAAGGATTATATATATTGAGAGAGGACGAGGATGAGGAAATTGAGGAAAAGAGACAAAAAAGACAACCACAGGCAGGAAGATTTCCTACCGAGAGAGAATCTCGAATATCCAGATACCCAAGATACCCAGGCTAA
- the ruvB gene encoding Holliday junction branch migration DNA helicase RuvB produces MDKRVITTEAMEEDLRLEGSLRPQSLSEYIGQEKTKKTLKIYIEAARQRGDALDHVLFYGPPGLGKTTLAGIIANEMGVHMKVTSGPAIEKPGEMAAILNNLQEGDVLFVDEIHRLNRQVEEVLYPAMEDYAIDIMIGKGASARSIRLDLPKFTLVGATTRAGLLTAPLRDRFGVMHHLEFYTVLELTTIILRSAQVLEVEIEPKGAQEIAKRSRGTPRLANRLLKRVRDFAQVKYDGKITLEVAQFALDLLEVDQYGLDQVDRRILKTLIINFQGGPVGLETLAASVGEDPGTVEDVYEPYLLQNGFLSRTPRGRIASDLAYRHLGIEK; encoded by the coding sequence ATGGATAAGAGAGTGATAACCACAGAGGCTATGGAAGAGGATCTTCGCTTGGAAGGAAGCCTGCGTCCCCAGTCTCTGAGTGAATATATCGGTCAAGAAAAGACGAAAAAGACGTTGAAAATATATATAGAGGCAGCCAGGCAAAGAGGAGATGCCTTAGATCACGTACTGTTCTATGGCCCTCCTGGTCTGGGAAAGACGACGTTGGCAGGAATCATTGCCAACGAGATGGGTGTGCACATGAAGGTCACTTCCGGGCCGGCGATTGAAAAACCGGGGGAGATGGCGGCTATTTTAAACAATTTGCAAGAAGGTGATGTTCTCTTTGTGGATGAAATTCACCGTCTGAATCGCCAGGTCGAGGAGGTTCTCTATCCGGCGATGGAAGACTATGCGATTGATATTATGATTGGTAAAGGCGCCTCTGCCCGTTCCATTCGGCTCGATCTCCCTAAATTTACGCTGGTGGGAGCCACCACCCGTGCAGGTCTGCTGACAGCCCCGCTGCGTGACCGCTTTGGAGTGATGCACCATCTGGAATTCTATACGGTCTTAGAGCTCACCACCATCATTCTGCGTTCTGCACAGGTGCTAGAGGTGGAGATCGAGCCAAAGGGAGCACAGGAGATCGCGAAGCGTTCCCGTGGGACTCCAAGACTTGCCAACCGTCTTCTAAAACGGGTGCGTGATTTTGCCCAGGTGAAATATGACGGCAAGATTACCTTAGAAGTCGCTCAGTTTGCCTTGGATTTGCTGGAGGTTGACCAATATGGATTAGATCAGGTGGACCGCAGAATTCTCAAGACACTGATTATAAATTTTCAAGGGGGGCCTGTCGGATTAGAGACTCTCGCTGCTTCTGTAGGGGAAGATCCAGGGACGGTGGAGGATGTCTATGAGCCGTATCTTTTGCAAAATGGTTTTCTGAGCCGCACACCGAGGGGAAGAATTGCCTCGGACTTGGCGTACAGGCACTTGGGGATTGAGAAATAA
- a CDS encoding peptidoglycan D,D-transpeptidase FtsI family protein: MRKLRKRDKKDNHRQEDFLPRENLEYPDTQDTQAKKKKKRRSRNREFTIISYFFVAIFVSLIGYLVYFNVVKSEDFINSPYNTRQDTFADRVVRGQILDSNGEVLARTDVDGEGNETRVYPYSNIFAHVVGYASQGKSGLESEANFQLLTSHAFFLEQLKNQFQGKKNQGDNVITTLNANLQQTAYAALGDRRGAIVVMEPSTGKILAMVVKPDFDPNTIDADWDYLINDPNDSRLLNRATMGQYPPGSVFKIVDALAYYREHGTLQDFSYLCQGSITVDDHTIPCYGGAVHGQQDFAAAFANSCNCAFVQMGLDIGGDILRDTSEDLLFNKKLPLTMSYKRSSFSLTDDSGAPLTMQTSIGQGNTLVSPMHMALITCAIANQGVLMKPYLIDRVENYAGEKVSSNEPESYRTLMTNKEANLLSDLMTGVVNSGTASALSGRSYTVAGKTGSAEYNEAGDSHAWFVGYSNVAAPDIAVSIIVEGGGTGGAAAVPIAGQIFDAYYYN; this comes from the coding sequence ATGAGGAAATTGAGGAAAAGAGACAAAAAAGACAACCACAGGCAGGAAGATTTCCTACCGAGAGAGAATCTCGAATATCCAGATACCCAAGATACCCAGGCTAAAAAAAAGAAAAAAAGACGTTCCCGCAACCGGGAGTTTACGATCATCTCTTACTTCTTTGTGGCGATTTTCGTGTCGCTGATTGGCTATCTGGTGTACTTTAATGTAGTAAAAAGTGAGGATTTTATCAACAGTCCTTACAATACCCGTCAGGATACCTTCGCGGACCGAGTCGTGCGGGGACAGATTTTGGACTCCAACGGGGAAGTTTTAGCCAGAACAGATGTGGACGGTGAGGGAAATGAGACACGTGTGTATCCATACTCCAATATCTTCGCCCATGTGGTGGGATATGCCTCTCAGGGAAAAAGCGGGCTGGAATCAGAAGCGAACTTCCAGCTTCTGACTTCCCATGCGTTTTTTCTGGAGCAGCTGAAAAATCAGTTTCAGGGAAAGAAAAACCAAGGTGACAATGTAATCACTACTCTGAATGCAAATCTGCAGCAGACTGCCTATGCGGCTTTAGGAGATCGAAGGGGAGCGATTGTAGTGATGGAACCGTCCACCGGAAAAATTCTGGCGATGGTGGTGAAACCAGACTTTGACCCTAACACGATCGATGCAGATTGGGATTATCTGATTAATGACCCCAATGACAGCCGCCTTTTGAATCGGGCTACCATGGGGCAGTACCCGCCTGGCTCCGTCTTTAAGATTGTGGATGCCCTCGCTTATTACCGAGAGCATGGAACCTTGCAGGATTTCAGCTATCTGTGCCAGGGAAGCATCACCGTGGACGATCATACGATCCCCTGTTACGGTGGAGCTGTCCACGGACAACAGGATTTTGCTGCCGCCTTTGCCAATTCCTGTAACTGTGCTTTTGTGCAGATGGGACTTGACATTGGTGGGGATATTCTCAGAGATACCAGTGAAGATTTATTGTTCAATAAAAAACTACCGCTTACGATGTCTTATAAGAGGAGCAGCTTTTCTCTGACGGATGACTCGGGAGCTCCGCTGACTATGCAGACTTCTATTGGTCAGGGAAATACGCTTGTGTCGCCGATGCATATGGCATTGATTACCTGCGCGATTGCAAATCAAGGGGTACTCATGAAGCCGTATCTAATCGACCGGGTAGAAAACTATGCGGGAGAGAAGGTCAGCAGCAACGAACCAGAGTCCTACCGTACGTTGATGACCAACAAAGAGGCGAACTTGCTGTCAGATTTGATGACTGGGGTAGTTAATTCCGGAACGGCTAGTGCATTGAGCGGAAGATCTTATACTGTTGCGGGAAAGACAGGCTCTGCGGAGTATAACGAGGCAGGAGATAGTCACGCCTGGTTTGTGGGCTATAGCAATGTGGCTGCTCCAGACATCGCTGTGAGTATCATTGTAGAAGGCGGAGGTACTGGAGGTGCCGCAGCAGTTCCCATCGCAGGACAAATTTTTGACGCCTATTATTACAATTAG
- a CDS encoding response regulator transcription factor, which yields MTRILLVEDDLLLSEGISYALRKESYLVDCADSIEKAWECLNKGPSLVLLDVNLPDGDGREFLKRLRSANKVPVVFLTARDSEKDMLEGFDAGCDDYITKPFPISVLSRKIGLLLKGVAYLDKSLYYQGDFVYDYAKKELTIQNVPVKLTATELRLLEYFLKNRGQVLTREQILENVWDSYENFVDERTLNVNVRRLREKIEKDPKNPRYIVTMFGIGYKWKEA from the coding sequence ATGACGAGAATACTGTTGGTGGAGGATGATTTGCTTCTGAGCGAAGGAATCTCCTATGCATTGAGAAAAGAGAGTTATCTGGTGGACTGTGCAGATTCCATAGAAAAAGCCTGGGAGTGTCTGAACAAGGGCCCTTCTCTGGTTTTGTTGGATGTCAATCTACCGGACGGGGACGGGAGGGAGTTTTTGAAAAGGCTTCGGTCGGCAAATAAAGTACCGGTTGTTTTTTTGACTGCGCGGGACAGTGAAAAGGATATGCTCGAAGGATTTGACGCGGGTTGTGATGACTATATCACAAAACCATTCCCTATTTCGGTTCTGTCTAGAAAAATTGGGCTGCTTTTAAAGGGCGTTGCCTATCTGGACAAAAGTCTGTACTATCAGGGAGACTTTGTCTATGACTATGCAAAAAAGGAATTGACGATTCAGAACGTACCGGTGAAGTTAACTGCCACAGAGCTGCGGCTTTTAGAATACTTTCTCAAAAACAGAGGGCAGGTGCTGACCAGGGAGCAGATTCTGGAAAATGTCTGGGACTCCTATGAGAATTTTGTGGATGAACGCACTTTGAATGTCAATGTGCGCAGACTGCGAGAGAAGATTGAGAAGGATCCGAAAAACCCTCGGTATATTGTCACGATGTTTGGTATTGGATACAAGTGGAAGGAAGCATAG
- a CDS encoding peptidase U32 family protein produces the protein MDMVELLAPAGSLESFYAALDAGADAVYAGGNLFGARAYAKNFTQEEYLEAIRHAHSRGKKLYMTVNTLLKNRELQRDLYDYLLPYYEEGLDAVIVQDMGLLRFVQKYFPGLPIHVSTQATVTGPEGMRFFQDQPGVTRVVPARELSLQELQKMHEVCSLEIETFIHGALCYSYSGQCLFSSLLGGRSGNRGRCAQPCRLPYQVHLEDERWKTKKEICPLSLKDICTLDILPEILEAGVTSLKIEGRMKKLEYTQGVVAVYRKYLDRYLKAPGEYQVDSKDRRMLLELFNRGGSCDGYYRRHNGKSMMAFTNDKKIGRADLEVIKNKEKVKGNLILYSDNPAILELEYAGCKLSVQTGEVQKAQNQPMTRERILTQMRKSGNTPYILEPLTVVMEEEIFLPVKTLNELRRLGFETLQDQLAAKARRQPVPRPDWKAKETQRLQNSSENVLFFYASCETREQFSVCEASPDICGIYGNYPEILKCLERGNPQKKELFLMFPHVERMNIGEEFSRESCERLLRLGLDGFLVRSLESFARLKEYGFAPQCVLDSSVYTWNGMSQEFWYRQGILRDTVPLELNCRELLHRDNQKSELLVYGYLPLMLSAQCVQKNLGGCNRKNSLVRLKDRYGKVFPVQCHCDGCYNVIYNSLPYGLGEESAQVKQLMPASLRLSFTLEGEKETRWLVSEFTDRYCRGKKTRPMEMTKGHFKRGVE, from the coding sequence ATGGATATGGTTGAATTATTGGCCCCCGCAGGGTCCTTGGAGAGTTTTTATGCCGCGTTAGATGCCGGAGCAGATGCCGTGTACGCGGGCGGGAACTTGTTTGGAGCGAGGGCGTATGCGAAAAACTTTACACAGGAAGAATATTTAGAGGCAATCCGCCATGCGCACAGTAGGGGAAAGAAATTGTATATGACTGTCAATACTCTGTTGAAGAACCGGGAACTGCAAAGAGACCTCTATGACTATCTGCTGCCCTATTATGAGGAAGGACTGGACGCGGTGATTGTGCAGGATATGGGCCTGCTTCGTTTTGTGCAGAAATATTTTCCGGGGCTGCCTATCCATGTGAGCACCCAGGCGACCGTCACAGGGCCAGAGGGAATGCGTTTTTTCCAGGACCAGCCGGGAGTGACAAGGGTTGTACCCGCCAGGGAGCTTTCCTTGCAGGAGCTTCAAAAAATGCATGAAGTCTGTTCACTGGAGATTGAGACTTTCATCCATGGGGCTTTGTGCTACAGCTATTCCGGCCAGTGTCTGTTCAGCAGTCTGCTGGGAGGACGAAGCGGAAACCGCGGTCGCTGTGCCCAGCCCTGCCGGCTTCCCTACCAGGTTCATTTGGAGGACGAGCGCTGGAAGACCAAAAAGGAAATCTGCCCCCTGAGTCTGAAAGACATCTGTACTTTGGATATCCTGCCAGAGATTCTAGAGGCAGGGGTCACTTCGCTGAAGATAGAGGGCCGCATGAAAAAGCTGGAGTACACACAGGGCGTTGTGGCCGTCTATCGAAAATATTTGGACCGGTATCTAAAAGCTCCCGGTGAGTATCAGGTAGACAGCAAGGATAGGAGGATGCTCTTAGAACTGTTCAATCGGGGTGGTTCGTGTGATGGATATTACCGCAGACACAATGGAAAATCCATGATGGCTTTCACAAATGACAAAAAAATTGGACGGGCCGACTTGGAAGTTATAAAAAATAAAGAAAAAGTTAAGGGCAATTTAATACTATATTCAGACAATCCTGCTATACTGGAACTGGAATATGCGGGATGCAAGCTCTCAGTCCAAACCGGGGAGGTTCAAAAAGCACAGAATCAGCCCATGACAAGGGAGCGGATTTTGACACAGATGCGAAAAAGTGGGAATACTCCATATATTCTAGAACCTTTGACGGTTGTGATGGAGGAGGAAATTTTTCTTCCAGTTAAGACACTAAATGAATTACGGCGCCTTGGCTTTGAGACTTTGCAAGATCAGTTGGCGGCAAAAGCCCGGCGACAGCCAGTGCCGCGGCCGGATTGGAAAGCGAAGGAAACACAGAGATTACAGAATTCTTCTGAGAATGTGTTATTCTTTTATGCATCCTGTGAGACGAGAGAACAGTTTTCTGTCTGCGAGGCGTCCCCTGACATCTGTGGAATTTATGGGAATTATCCGGAGATTCTAAAATGCCTGGAGAGGGGAAATCCCCAGAAAAAAGAACTCTTTTTGATGTTTCCTCATGTGGAGAGAATGAATATCGGTGAAGAGTTTTCCAGGGAGAGCTGCGAGAGACTTTTGAGATTAGGGCTTGACGGCTTTTTGGTGCGCAGTCTTGAGAGCTTCGCACGGTTAAAAGAGTATGGATTCGCGCCGCAGTGTGTTTTAGACAGTTCTGTGTACACCTGGAATGGGATGTCCCAGGAGTTTTGGTACCGGCAGGGAATCCTAAGAGATACGGTTCCTCTGGAGTTAAATTGTCGGGAACTACTTCACAGAGATAATCAAAAAAGTGAACTGCTGGTCTATGGATACCTGCCTTTGATGCTGTCTGCTCAGTGTGTGCAAAAGAATCTAGGTGGGTGTAACCGAAAAAACTCTTTGGTTCGTCTCAAAGACCGCTATGGAAAAGTATTTCCGGTTCAATGCCATTGCGACGGCTGTTATAATGTGATCTATAACAGTCTGCCTTACGGGCTTGGAGAGGAATCCGCACAGGTAAAGCAGCTAATGCCAGCTTCTTTGCGTCTGTCATTCACACTGGAGGGCGAAAAGGAGACCAGGTGGCTCGTCTCGGAATTCACAGATAGATATTGCAGAGGAAAAAAAACTCGGCCCATGGAGATGACCAAGGGGCATTTTAAGAGGGGAGTAGAGTAG
- a CDS encoding NUDIX hydrolase, protein MIEATSCGGVVIYRGKILALYKSYKNRYEGWVLPKGTVEAGEDYEQTALREVREEAGVRASIVKYIGSSQYNFTVPEDMVNKEVHWYLMSAENYHSRPQKEEYFVDSGYYKFHEVYHLLRFTNEKQIVERAYHEYLELKRANLWARRKYY, encoded by the coding sequence ATGATAGAAGCAACGAGCTGCGGCGGTGTAGTGATTTATCGCGGAAAAATACTGGCTCTCTATAAATCTTATAAGAATCGGTATGAAGGCTGGGTACTCCCTAAGGGCACTGTGGAAGCTGGGGAAGATTATGAGCAGACGGCTCTTCGGGAAGTGAGAGAGGAAGCTGGTGTTCGAGCGTCGATCGTGAAGTATATCGGCAGCAGTCAGTATAATTTTACGGTTCCAGAAGATATGGTCAACAAGGAAGTGCACTGGTATCTGATGTCAGCCGAGAATTATCACAGTAGACCTCAAAAAGAAGAGTATTTTGTGGATTCCGGCTATTATAAATTCCATGAAGTCTATCACTTGCTGCGCTTTACAAATGAAAAGCAGATTGTTGAAAGAGCATATCATGAGTACTTGGAATTGAAAAGAGCTA
- a CDS encoding NusG domain II-containing protein, whose protein sequence is MKKRDLWLIAGAICLALAVFLLRETFQKTGDTIEITVDGELYGTYSLKEDQTILINDTNTCQIQNGQAKMIQADCPDHLCMKQKAVTKEGGTITCLPNRVVIQAGQSADGAVDTVAGVIW, encoded by the coding sequence ATGAAGAAGAGAGATCTATGGCTGATCGCTGGGGCGATTTGTCTGGCTCTGGCAGTTTTTTTGCTGCGGGAGACCTTTCAAAAGACGGGTGATACCATTGAGATCACTGTGGACGGTGAACTCTATGGAACTTACTCCCTAAAGGAAGATCAGACAATTTTGATTAATGATACAAATACCTGCCAGATTCAAAATGGGCAGGCAAAGATGATTCAGGCAGACTGCCCGGATCATCTTTGCATGAAACAAAAAGCAGTTACAAAAGAGGGCGGGACAATCACTTGCCTTCCGAACCGTGTGGTGATTCAAGCAGGGCAAAGCGCAGACGGCGCAGTAGACACAGTGGCAGGTGTGATATGGTGA